The Parashewanella tropica genome window below encodes:
- the hemE gene encoding uroporphyrinogen decarboxylase: MTELKNDRYLRALLKQPVDRTPIWMMRQAGRYLPEYRATRAQAGDFMSLCKNAELACEVTLQPLRRYDLDAAILFSDILTIPDAMGLGLYFETGEGPKFERKADSMAAIEKLAIPDPEDELGYVMNAVSTIRRELKGEVPLIGFSGSPWTLATYMVEGGSSKTFEKIKKMAYSEPKALHLLLDKLADSVTLYLNAQVANGAQSLMIFDSWGGALSHQAYREFSLPYMQKIVDGLTRHADGRQVPVTLFTKGGGLWLEAMAETGCDALGLDWTVDIGDARRRVGEKVALQGNMDPSVLYGTPERIEQEVKSILASYGNGSGHVFNLGHGIHQHVDPKHAKAFIDSVVKHSGQYHK; the protein is encoded by the coding sequence ATGACTGAATTAAAAAATGATCGCTATTTGCGGGCGCTACTGAAACAACCTGTGGATCGCACACCGATTTGGATGATGCGCCAAGCTGGGCGTTATTTACCAGAGTATCGTGCGACTCGTGCTCAAGCTGGCGACTTTATGTCTTTGTGTAAAAATGCAGAACTAGCCTGTGAAGTAACACTCCAGCCCTTACGTCGTTATGACTTAGACGCGGCGATTTTGTTCTCTGATATTCTCACCATTCCTGACGCGATGGGATTGGGATTGTACTTCGAAACAGGCGAAGGTCCTAAATTCGAACGTAAAGCTGATAGCATGGCAGCCATTGAAAAGCTAGCGATCCCTGATCCTGAAGATGAGCTTGGCTATGTGATGAATGCGGTTAGCACTATTCGTCGTGAACTAAAAGGTGAAGTGCCATTAATTGGTTTCTCTGGTTCACCTTGGACACTAGCCACCTACATGGTCGAAGGCGGCTCAAGTAAAACTTTTGAGAAAATCAAAAAGATGGCGTACTCAGAGCCAAAAGCCTTGCATTTACTATTAGACAAATTAGCTGACTCAGTGACCTTGTATTTGAATGCACAAGTCGCAAACGGCGCTCAATCGCTGATGATTTTTGACTCTTGGGGCGGCGCTTTATCTCATCAAGCCTACCGTGAATTTTCTCTGCCATACATGCAAAAAATCGTAGATGGTTTGACTCGCCACGCAGACGGTCGCCAAGTACCTGTTACTTTATTTACCAAAGGTGGCGGGTTATGGCTAGAAGCCATGGCTGAAACAGGCTGTGATGCACTTGGCTTAGATTGGACGGTAGATATCGGTGATGCTCGTCGTCGTGTGGGTGAGAAAGTCGCTCTACAAGGCAACATGGATCCGTCTGTACTTTATGGAACACCTGAACGTATTGAACAAGAAGTGAAGTCGATTCTAGCCAGCTACGGCAATGGCTCAGGTCATGTATTCAACCTTGGTCATGGTATCCATCAACATGTGGATCCTAAGCATGCAAAAGCCTTTATTGATTCCGTAGTGAAGCATTCTGGGCAATATCATAAATAA